The proteins below are encoded in one region of Pseudonocardia sp. DSM 110487:
- a CDS encoding glutamate-cysteine ligase family protein translates to MGRDVEHMVFSREDRRRFRDKTRRSLDALAQMLRESQFDFDRPLTGIEIELNIVDERGEPANVNEQVLALVADRSFQTEVGQFNIEINVPPREIGGTGLVSFEETVRASLNAADERARSGDALLVMIGILPTLMPRHVSIDSMSANPRYALLNDQIFAARGEDMALSIQGVEQLRTYTDSITPEAACTSFQLHLQVSPSEFAQYWNAAQAIAGVQLALAANSPYLFGTELWRETRVPLFEQATDTRPEELKEQGVRPRVWFGERWITSVFDLFEENTRYFPALLPICEDTDPIEQLGRGEVPKLDELSLHNGTIYRWNRPIYAVVDGRPHLRVENRVLPAGPTVVDAMANAAFYYGLVHTLAHHERPVWSQMSFSAAEENFHSGARDGLDASIYWPGLGPVPAAELVLRRLLPLAHQGLDAWGVDPDVRDRLLGIIEARCVTGMNGASWQVDTVRALGGNRLIALHEMLGRYVEYMHANEPVHTWQRATPS, encoded by the coding sequence GTGGGGCGCGACGTCGAGCACATGGTGTTCAGCAGGGAAGACCGGCGCAGGTTCCGGGACAAGACTCGCCGCAGCCTCGACGCGCTGGCCCAGATGCTGCGTGAGTCGCAGTTCGACTTCGATCGCCCGCTCACGGGCATTGAGATCGAGCTCAACATCGTCGACGAGCGCGGCGAGCCCGCCAACGTCAACGAGCAGGTGCTCGCGCTCGTCGCCGACCGCAGCTTCCAGACCGAGGTCGGCCAGTTCAACATCGAGATCAACGTCCCGCCGCGCGAGATCGGCGGGACCGGGCTCGTCTCGTTCGAGGAGACCGTGCGGGCCAGCCTCAACGCCGCCGACGAGCGCGCCCGGTCCGGAGATGCCCTCCTGGTGATGATCGGGATACTCCCGACCCTCATGCCACGCCACGTGAGCATCGACTCGATGAGCGCGAACCCGCGCTATGCCCTGCTCAACGACCAGATCTTCGCCGCGCGGGGCGAGGACATGGCGCTGTCCATCCAGGGCGTGGAGCAGCTGCGCACGTACACCGACTCGATCACTCCGGAGGCCGCCTGCACGAGCTTCCAGCTACACCTGCAGGTCAGCCCATCGGAGTTCGCCCAGTACTGGAACGCGGCGCAGGCGATCGCGGGCGTGCAGCTCGCGCTCGCCGCGAACTCGCCGTACCTGTTCGGCACGGAGCTGTGGCGCGAGACCCGCGTCCCGCTGTTCGAGCAGGCCACCGACACGCGGCCCGAGGAACTCAAGGAGCAGGGGGTCCGGCCACGGGTGTGGTTCGGCGAGCGCTGGATCACGTCGGTGTTCGACCTGTTCGAGGAGAACACCCGGTACTTCCCCGCGCTGCTGCCGATCTGCGAGGACACCGACCCGATCGAGCAGCTCGGGCGCGGCGAGGTGCCGAAGCTCGACGAGCTCTCCCTGCACAACGGCACGATCTACCGCTGGAACCGGCCCATCTACGCCGTCGTCGACGGGCGGCCGCACCTGCGCGTGGAGAACCGGGTGCTGCCCGCTGGGCCGACCGTCGTGGACGCCATGGCCAACGCCGCGTTCTACTACGGCCTTGTGCACACGCTCGCCCACCACGAGCGGCCGGTGTGGTCGCAGATGTCGTTCTCCGCGGCCGAGGAGAACTTCCACAGCGGCGCCCGCGACGGCCTCGACGCCTCGATCTACTGGCCCGGCCTCGGTCCGGTGCCCGCCGCCGAACTGGTGCTGCGCAGGCTGCTGCCGCTGGCGCACCAGGGCCTGGACGCATGGGGCGTCGACCCTGACGTGCGCGACCGGCTGCTCGGCATCATCGAGGCCCGCTGCGTCACCGGCATGAACGGCGCCTCGTGGCAGGTCGACACCGTGCGCGCGCTCGGCGGGAACCGGCTCATCGCGCTGCACGAGATGCTGGGGCGCTACGTCGAGTACATGCACGCGAACGAACCCGTGCACACCTGGCAGCGCGCCACCCCCTCGTGA
- a CDS encoding DMT family transporter translates to MTIRSETRGGALAMGAAGMACVGAGVAVSGVLADAPLFTVQAIRYASASLLLLALARAARVPLRAPRGTEWLWLLGVAALGLVLFNVALVRGSEHAEPAAIGVAVACVPVVLALVGPLMEGGRPARGTVLAAVVVTAGAALVQTGGRTDLAGLGWAAVVLVCEVGFTLLAVPVLRRHGPWGVSVHTCWIATAQLTVLAAVTEGPTAVTTLRVPHLVAIAYLAVVLTAIAFVLWYSAVGRLGSALAGLLTGVAPVAAAAIGVLLGGPVPGAGVWAGTALVVAGLLLGVRARPSRKKNTLPAIASAGTME, encoded by the coding sequence ATGACGATCCGATCCGAGACCCGGGGTGGCGCGCTCGCGATGGGCGCCGCCGGCATGGCGTGCGTCGGCGCCGGCGTCGCCGTGTCCGGTGTGCTGGCCGACGCCCCACTGTTCACCGTCCAGGCGATCCGCTACGCGTCGGCCTCATTGCTGCTGCTCGCGCTGGCCCGCGCCGCCCGGGTACCGCTGCGTGCGCCGCGCGGCACCGAGTGGCTGTGGCTGCTCGGGGTCGCCGCTCTCGGGCTCGTGCTGTTCAACGTCGCGCTGGTGCGCGGCTCGGAGCACGCGGAGCCGGCCGCGATCGGGGTCGCCGTGGCGTGCGTACCGGTGGTACTCGCGCTCGTCGGCCCGCTGATGGAGGGCGGGCGACCGGCCCGGGGCACGGTGCTCGCCGCGGTCGTCGTGACTGCGGGCGCGGCGCTGGTGCAGACCGGCGGCCGCACCGACCTCGCCGGGCTGGGATGGGCGGCCGTGGTGCTGGTGTGCGAGGTCGGGTTCACCCTGCTCGCGGTGCCGGTGCTGCGCCGGCACGGACCGTGGGGCGTGTCGGTGCACACCTGCTGGATCGCCACGGCCCAGCTCACGGTGCTCGCGGCCGTGACGGAGGGCCCGACCGCAGTGACGACCCTGCGCGTGCCCCACCTCGTCGCGATCGCGTACCTGGCGGTCGTCCTGACGGCGATCGCGTTCGTCCTCTGGTACTCGGCGGTCGGGCGGCTCGGCAGCGCGCTCGCGGGTCTGCTGACCGGCGTCGCCCCCGTCGCCGCGGCCGCGATCGGCGTGCTGCTCGGTGGCCCCGTTCCCGGCGCCGGCGTGTGGGCAGGGACGGCGCTGGTCGTCGCCGGGCTGCTGCTCGGGGTGCGGGCTCGACCGAGCAGGAAGAAGAACACACTGCCCGCGATCGCGTCCGCAGGCACTATGGAGTGA
- a CDS encoding acetyl-CoA carboxylase biotin carboxylase subunit family protein: MTTVVMLSPGFPAEMAYFTRALASSGARVIGIGDQPPSELPAAARDALAHYEHVSLADEGAVFAALHSLTRHVRFDQVECLWEPYMILAARIRETFGLPGMSVLQTVPFRDKERMKQVLDAAGIRTPRHVSTRTVKGVWEAAERIGYPIIVKPIAGAGSADTYRVDSSAELSEVLPLLRHVPEVSVEEFVDGEEFTFDTVCADGKILFENVMWYRPRPLQMKMHEWVSPVSIALRDLSAPDLQPGREMGAHVLAALGFQTGFTHMEWYRTASGEAVFGEIAARPPGARVVDLMNYATDGDLYVGWAEAVLHGQLRTPLSQRHNAGTIFKRAQGSGRITHIEGLDALRAAYGDDIVLVDLLPIGAPRRDWRALLISDGWVVVRHHELQRVIEMTERFATDLRLYAA, translated from the coding sequence GTGACCACCGTCGTGATGCTCTCCCCGGGCTTTCCCGCGGAGATGGCGTACTTCACCCGGGCGCTGGCGTCATCCGGTGCACGGGTGATCGGGATCGGCGACCAGCCACCCTCCGAACTGCCCGCGGCGGCCCGCGACGCACTGGCGCACTACGAGCACGTGTCGCTCGCCGACGAGGGCGCCGTGTTCGCCGCGCTGCACAGCCTCACCCGGCACGTCCGGTTCGACCAGGTCGAGTGCCTGTGGGAGCCGTACATGATCTTGGCCGCGCGGATCCGGGAGACGTTCGGGCTGCCCGGCATGAGCGTCCTGCAGACGGTCCCGTTCCGCGACAAGGAGCGGATGAAGCAGGTCCTCGACGCCGCCGGGATCCGCACGCCGCGCCACGTCAGCACGAGGACCGTCAAGGGCGTGTGGGAGGCGGCGGAGCGCATCGGCTACCCGATCATCGTCAAGCCCATCGCGGGCGCGGGTTCCGCCGACACCTACCGCGTCGACTCCTCGGCGGAGCTCTCCGAGGTCCTGCCGCTACTGCGCCATGTGCCGGAGGTGAGCGTCGAGGAGTTCGTCGACGGCGAGGAGTTCACGTTCGACACCGTCTGCGCCGACGGGAAGATCCTCTTCGAGAACGTCATGTGGTACCGCCCGCGGCCGCTGCAGATGAAGATGCACGAGTGGGTCAGCCCGGTGTCGATCGCGCTGCGCGATCTCTCGGCGCCCGATCTGCAGCCCGGGCGCGAGATGGGCGCCCATGTGCTCGCCGCGCTCGGGTTCCAGACCGGTTTCACGCACATGGAGTGGTACCGCACGGCGTCCGGCGAGGCCGTGTTCGGCGAGATCGCCGCCCGCCCTCCGGGCGCCCGCGTCGTCGACCTGATGAACTACGCCACCGACGGTGATCTCTACGTCGGCTGGGCGGAGGCCGTGCTCCACGGCCAGCTGCGCACCCCGCTGAGCCAGCGCCACAACGCCGGCACGATCTTCAAGCGCGCGCAGGGCTCCGGCCGGATCACCCACATCGAGGGGCTCGACGCGCTGCGCGCCGCGTACGGCGACGACATCGTGCTCGTCGACCTGCTGCCGATCGGCGCCCCGCGCCGCGACTGGCGCGCCCTGCTGATCAGCGACGGCTGGGTCGTGGTGCGCCACCACGAGCTGCAGCGGGTGATCGAGATGACGGAACGGTTCGCGACGGATCTCCGCCTCTACGCCGCCTGA
- a CDS encoding RimK family alpha-L-glutamate ligase, producing MNRHLIGLLLGTEEDWPTAFETIVRRMGPVRAGAGEEHGFDVERITIEPFDLRDKPRYDLVIDRLAYWYYVPREWLKKIALMDDVYLLNSPFTFQSMEKHAAYCAMMRLGLKVPDTVLVPFKDPPEHAKFAYTASRYNKSFDLEAIGDRMGYPLFMKPYDGGAWVGVTRITDEADLRAAYDASGQRLMHLQKAVEGYDVFARSLSIGAETMVMKFRPELPMHDRYAVDHEFLEPEVGDEVVTISRLINAFFRWEFNSCENLVSGTEVYPIDYANACPDVALTSLHYYFPWAMTALVRWSVFSLVTGRKPRLDLSMANYFAIADRDDLSYGEKLAGYRKLADEYFETDRYLDFCESRMGHVGEVVLEWVESPDFDALLVDTVRNTYPPEEHDRFIAHFRGLVGLWVRDEAATQPA from the coding sequence TTGAACCGACACCTGATCGGGCTGCTGCTCGGCACAGAGGAGGACTGGCCCACCGCCTTCGAGACGATCGTGCGTCGGATGGGCCCGGTGCGTGCGGGGGCGGGCGAGGAGCACGGCTTCGACGTCGAGCGGATCACCATCGAGCCGTTCGACCTGCGCGACAAGCCCCGCTACGACCTGGTCATCGACCGGCTGGCCTACTGGTACTACGTCCCGCGCGAGTGGCTGAAGAAGATCGCGCTGATGGACGACGTGTACCTGCTCAACAGCCCGTTCACGTTCCAGTCGATGGAGAAGCACGCCGCGTACTGCGCGATGATGCGGCTCGGGCTCAAGGTGCCCGACACCGTGCTCGTGCCGTTCAAGGACCCGCCCGAGCACGCCAAGTTCGCCTACACCGCGTCCCGTTACAACAAGTCCTTCGACCTCGAGGCGATCGGCGATCGCATGGGCTATCCGCTGTTCATGAAGCCATACGACGGAGGGGCGTGGGTCGGCGTCACCCGCATCACCGACGAGGCCGACCTGCGCGCCGCCTACGACGCGTCCGGCCAGCGGCTCATGCACCTGCAGAAGGCGGTGGAGGGCTACGACGTGTTCGCCCGGTCGCTCTCGATCGGCGCGGAGACGATGGTGATGAAGTTCCGCCCCGAGCTGCCCATGCACGACCGCTACGCGGTGGACCACGAGTTCCTCGAACCCGAGGTGGGCGACGAGGTGGTGACGATCTCCCGGCTGATCAACGCGTTCTTCCGCTGGGAGTTCAACTCCTGCGAGAACCTGGTCTCCGGCACCGAGGTCTATCCGATCGACTACGCCAACGCCTGCCCGGACGTGGCGCTGACGTCGCTGCACTACTACTTCCCGTGGGCGATGACGGCACTCGTGCGCTGGTCGGTGTTCTCGCTGGTGACGGGGCGCAAGCCGCGCCTCGACCTGAGCATGGCGAACTACTTCGCGATCGCCGACCGGGACGACCTGTCCTACGGCGAGAAGCTCGCCGGGTACCGCAAGCTCGCCGACGAGTACTTCGAGACCGACCGCTACCTCGACTTCTGCGAGAGCAGGATGGGCCACGTCGGGGAGGTCGTGCTGGAGTGGGTCGAGAGCCCGGACTTCGATGCGCTGCTCGTCGATACCGTCCGCAACACCTACCCGCCGGAGGAGCACGACCGGTTCATCGCGCACTTCCGCGGCCTGGTCGGGCTGTGGGTGCGGGACGAGGCAGCGACCCAGCCGGCGTAG
- a CDS encoding acetyl-CoA carboxylase biotin carboxylase subunit family protein: MNVVYVEPAFPPTQRHFVRALADVGATVIGVGERPVDQLDDELKGWMAHYHQVPTVIDAGVLTDTVRWIQDKVWVDRLEATIESHTLAAAQARENCTIPGTSVRTAWLCRDKPSMKEALRAAGVPTAASAAVTAADEVQAFVDAVGYPIILKPRTGAGALDTIRVDDRAGLDEALGRFGAQAVESIAVEEFVEGHEGFYDTVSVDGNASLDFVSHYYPNVLEAMRTRWISPQFVSTNRVDAVPDYQDLRDMGARVNAALGIGTSATHMEWFFGPKGLRFSEIGCRPPGVGAWDLYSAGNDIDIYREWANAVVHGHVATRPSRRFATGIVALRPDRDGHISGYSGVDEAQARLGEWVIDAHLPSPGTPTQPVEAGYWANAYVRMRHPDYDVLRGMLDDVGRTVHVHAA; the protein is encoded by the coding sequence GTGAACGTTGTCTATGTCGAGCCGGCGTTCCCGCCGACGCAGCGCCATTTCGTGCGCGCGTTGGCCGATGTCGGAGCCACGGTGATCGGCGTGGGGGAGCGCCCCGTCGACCAGTTGGACGACGAGCTGAAGGGCTGGATGGCCCATTACCACCAGGTTCCGACCGTCATCGACGCAGGCGTCCTGACCGACACGGTCCGCTGGATCCAGGACAAGGTGTGGGTCGACCGGCTCGAGGCCACGATCGAGTCGCACACGCTCGCCGCGGCGCAGGCCAGGGAGAACTGCACGATCCCCGGCACGTCGGTGCGCACGGCGTGGCTGTGCCGGGACAAGCCGTCGATGAAGGAGGCGTTGCGCGCCGCAGGCGTCCCCACCGCCGCGTCAGCCGCCGTCACCGCCGCCGACGAGGTCCAAGCCTTCGTCGACGCCGTCGGTTACCCGATCATCCTCAAGCCGCGCACCGGGGCGGGCGCGCTCGACACCATCCGCGTCGACGACCGCGCCGGCCTGGACGAGGCCCTCGGCCGGTTCGGCGCCCAGGCCGTCGAGTCGATCGCGGTCGAGGAGTTCGTGGAGGGCCACGAGGGCTTCTACGACACCGTGTCGGTCGACGGGAACGCGTCGCTGGACTTCGTCTCGCACTACTACCCGAACGTCCTCGAGGCGATGCGCACCCGGTGGATCTCCCCGCAGTTCGTCTCGACCAACCGGGTCGACGCGGTCCCGGACTACCAGGACCTGCGCGACATGGGCGCCCGGGTCAATGCGGCGCTCGGGATCGGCACGAGCGCCACGCACATGGAGTGGTTCTTCGGGCCCAAGGGGCTGCGGTTCTCCGAGATCGGGTGTCGGCCGCCCGGCGTCGGGGCGTGGGACCTCTACTCGGCGGGCAACGACATCGACATCTACCGCGAGTGGGCGAACGCGGTGGTCCACGGGCACGTCGCGACCCGGCCGTCGCGGCGGTTCGCCACCGGGATCGTGGCGCTGCGGCCCGACCGCGACGGGCACATCAGCGGCTACTCGGGCGTCGACGAGGCGCAGGCGCGCCTGGGGGAGTGGGTGATCGACGCGCACCTGCCGTCGCCCGGCACGCCCACCCAGCCGGTCGAGGCGGGGTACTGGGCCAACGCCTACGTGCGGATGCGCCACCCCGACTACGACGTCCTGCGCGGGATGCTCGACGACGTCGGTCGCACGGTGCACGTCCACGCTGCATGA
- a CDS encoding alpha/beta hydrolase-fold protein, with amino-acid sequence MTRLAINRLKERRPDAASIDRFLARHEVPIVEGDRCTFLWRGEADEVFLVQRIVGLPERLPLRRLWGTDLWYLVLELPAGSRINYQVEVRRGEHTERGNDPLNPKLSYSPVGTSSVCFAHGYVTPDWTEPDPDARSGELTELVLQSRALRRDCRVTLYLPARFRHTASYPLLVVHDGGDFLQYAAAKTVLDNLIHRLDVAETVVAFVHPQDRLAEYSNSAAHARFLTRELVPRLEAELPLVGQRSGRCLLGSSFGAVASLATAYRAADVYGSLVLMSGSFVFTDIGAVDHGGGPVFDPVVRFVNRYRDRPRRVADRLFVSCGVYEPLIMPNRSIVHTFESTGMTVRFVETRDGHDWENWRDTLRDALSWVYPGPQKLVYE; translated from the coding sequence GTGACCCGCCTCGCCATCAACCGGCTCAAGGAGCGCAGGCCGGACGCCGCCTCGATCGACCGGTTCCTCGCCCGGCACGAGGTGCCGATCGTCGAAGGGGATCGGTGCACGTTCCTGTGGCGCGGCGAGGCCGACGAGGTGTTCCTCGTGCAGCGGATCGTGGGACTGCCCGAGCGGCTGCCGCTGCGCAGGTTGTGGGGCACCGACCTGTGGTACCTGGTGCTGGAGCTACCGGCGGGATCGCGGATCAACTACCAGGTCGAGGTCCGCCGCGGCGAGCACACCGAGCGCGGCAACGACCCGCTCAACCCGAAGCTGTCCTACAGCCCCGTCGGCACGTCCTCGGTGTGCTTCGCCCACGGTTACGTCACCCCGGACTGGACGGAGCCAGACCCCGACGCCCGGTCCGGCGAGCTGACCGAGCTGGTGCTCCAGAGCCGCGCGCTGCGCCGCGACTGCCGGGTGACCCTGTACCTGCCGGCGCGGTTCCGGCACACGGCGTCCTACCCGCTGCTGGTCGTGCACGACGGCGGTGACTTCCTGCAGTACGCCGCGGCGAAGACGGTGCTGGACAACCTGATCCACCGCCTCGACGTGGCCGAGACCGTGGTCGCGTTCGTCCACCCGCAGGACCGGCTTGCCGAGTACTCGAACTCGGCCGCGCACGCGCGGTTCCTCACCCGCGAGCTGGTACCCCGCCTCGAGGCCGAGCTCCCGCTCGTCGGGCAGCGCTCCGGGCGGTGCCTGCTCGGCTCCAGCTTCGGCGCGGTCGCCTCGCTGGCCACGGCGTACCGGGCGGCGGACGTCTACGGCTCGCTCGTGCTGATGTCCGGCTCGTTCGTCTTCACCGACATCGGCGCCGTCGACCACGGCGGCGGTCCCGTCTTCGACCCGGTGGTGCGGTTCGTGAACCGCTACCGGGACCGCCCCCGGCGGGTGGCCGATCGCCTCTTCGTCAGCTGCGGCGTGTACGAGCCGCTGATCATGCCCAACCGCTCGATCGTGCACACCTTCGAATCGACGGGCATGACCGTGCGCTTCGTGGAGACGCGCGACGGCCACGACTGGGAGAACTGGCGCGACACCCTCCGCGACGCACTGTCGTGGGTCTACCCGGGGCCGCAGAAGCTCGTCTACGAATGA
- a CDS encoding glycoside hydrolase family 13 protein has protein sequence MAGWWRDAVVYQVYIRSFADGNGDGTGDIAGLRSRLDYLRDLGVDALWINPWYPSPMADGGYDVADYRAVEPVFGTADEAAAMIEEAHARGMRVILDIVPNHTSDRHAWFQAALASPPGSPERARYWFRPGRGANGSEPPNDWRSVFGGPAWTRVPDGEWYLHLFDSSQPDLNWDHEDVRAEFEAVLRFWFDRGVDGFRIDVANGLVKRPDLPDLGPHDEEAVLLPADRPDHPHWDRDGVHEIYRAWRRVADSYPEPPVFVAEAWVRSPERLARYLRPDELHTAFNFDYLRAPWDADALRKVIDESLATVAAVDAPATWVLSNHDVVRHVSRLGRPLTPGAYSLAHLPPVETLDRDLGTRRARAAALLMLALPGSAYVYQGDELGLWEVEDLPDEARQDPTWERSGRTEVGRDGCRVPLPWSGTQAPFGFSPDGTGAAPWLPQPPDFATITAEAQDGDPASTLTLYRNALRLRREQPALGDGELTWLPAGPDVLAFSRGGGFTCLVNLSHAPVPLPEGAQVLLASGALDGDGSLPADTAAWLAT, from the coding sequence ATGGCTGGCTGGTGGCGTGACGCGGTGGTCTACCAGGTCTACATCCGCAGCTTCGCCGACGGGAACGGCGACGGCACCGGCGACATCGCCGGCCTCCGTTCCCGCCTGGACTACCTGCGCGACCTCGGCGTGGACGCGTTGTGGATCAACCCGTGGTATCCGTCGCCGATGGCCGACGGCGGCTACGACGTGGCCGACTACCGCGCCGTCGAGCCCGTGTTCGGCACGGCCGACGAGGCCGCCGCGATGATCGAGGAGGCCCACGCGCGCGGCATGCGGGTGATCCTCGACATCGTCCCCAACCACACGTCCGACCGGCACGCCTGGTTCCAGGCGGCCCTCGCGAGCCCGCCGGGCTCGCCGGAGCGGGCGCGCTACTGGTTCCGCCCCGGGCGCGGGGCCAACGGTTCCGAGCCGCCCAACGACTGGCGCAGCGTCTTCGGCGGACCCGCCTGGACGCGGGTGCCGGACGGGGAGTGGTACCTGCACCTGTTCGACTCCTCGCAGCCCGACTTGAACTGGGACCACGAGGACGTGCGCGCCGAGTTCGAGGCGGTGCTGCGGTTCTGGTTCGACCGCGGGGTGGACGGCTTCCGCATCGACGTGGCCAACGGCCTGGTCAAGCGGCCCGACCTGCCCGACCTCGGTCCGCACGACGAGGAGGCGGTGCTGCTGCCCGCCGACCGCCCCGACCACCCGCACTGGGACCGCGACGGCGTGCACGAGATCTACCGGGCGTGGCGCCGGGTCGCCGACTCCTACCCCGAGCCGCCGGTGTTCGTCGCGGAGGCCTGGGTGCGCTCGCCCGAGCGGCTGGCGCGCTACCTGCGTCCCGACGAGCTGCACACCGCGTTCAACTTCGACTACCTGCGGGCGCCGTGGGACGCCGACGCGTTGCGGAAGGTCATCGACGAGTCGCTCGCCACCGTCGCCGCGGTGGACGCGCCTGCCACGTGGGTGCTGTCCAACCACGACGTGGTGCGCCATGTGTCGCGGCTCGGCCGCCCGCTCACCCCGGGTGCCTACTCGCTCGCCCACCTGCCGCCGGTGGAGACGCTCGACCGGGACCTCGGCACGCGGCGGGCCCGCGCGGCCGCGCTGCTGATGCTGGCCCTGCCCGGGAGCGCGTACGTCTACCAGGGCGACGAGCTCGGCCTGTGGGAGGTCGAGGACCTGCCCGACGAGGCCAGGCAGGACCCGACCTGGGAGCGGTCGGGCCGCACGGAGGTGGGCCGCGACGGGTGCCGCGTGCCGTTGCCGTGGTCGGGCACGCAGGCGCCGTTCGGCTTCAGCCCGGACGGCACGGGCGCCGCGCCGTGGCTGCCGCAGCCTCCCGACTTCGCCACCATCACAGCGGAGGCGCAGGACGGCGACCCGGCGTCGACGCTCACGCTCTACCGGAACGCGCTGCGGCTGCGCCGCGAACAGCCCGCCCTCGGCGACGGTGAGCTCACCTGGCTCCCGGCCGGGCCGGACGTGCTGGCGTTCTCCCGTGGCGGCGGGTTCACGTGCCTGGTGAACCTCTCGCACGCCCCGGTGCCGCTACCGGAGGGTGCGCAGGTGTTGCTGGCCAGCGGTGCCCTCGACGGCGATGGGTCGCTTCCCGCGGACACCGCCGCCTGGCTCGCGACGTAG
- a CDS encoding SAM-dependent methyltransferase, protein MTESTGLHSATAAAEPVPAGIDTNTPAISRVYDYLLGGKHNYDVDRQASQAMIDAVRETPLLAKANRAFVRRAVEFLVGEAGIKQILDIGSGLPTAGNVHEIAQSIDPNVRVAYVDKDPIVLAYGRALLSTDDNTTVVTADLRDPDGIFRNADVRRLIDTDEPFAVLLGGVMMHLEDDEDPTGIAARIRAHLPSGGYLVHCGCADPGDPRAKELNRIFAETHMGTRCFRPVDEQLVYFDGLELIEPGFVPANTWRPSPDFPEPDNPAHAMLVAGIGLKP, encoded by the coding sequence GTGACGGAATCGACGGGCCTGCACAGCGCGACCGCGGCAGCGGAGCCGGTTCCGGCCGGCATCGACACGAACACGCCGGCGATCTCCCGCGTGTACGACTACTTGCTCGGCGGAAAGCACAACTACGACGTCGACCGTCAAGCCTCACAGGCCATGATCGACGCGGTCAGGGAGACTCCGCTGCTGGCAAAAGCGAACCGCGCATTCGTTCGCCGAGCGGTGGAATTCCTGGTCGGCGAGGCAGGGATCAAGCAGATCCTCGACATCGGGTCGGGACTGCCAACGGCGGGCAACGTCCACGAGATCGCCCAGTCGATCGATCCGAACGTCCGTGTGGCGTACGTGGACAAGGACCCGATCGTGCTCGCGTACGGTCGCGCCCTGCTCAGCACCGACGACAACACCACTGTGGTCACCGCGGATCTCCGAGACCCCGACGGGATCTTCCGGAATGCCGACGTTCGCCGGCTCATCGACACAGACGAACCGTTCGCGGTACTGCTCGGTGGCGTCATGATGCATCTCGAGGATGATGAGGATCCCACCGGAATCGCGGCTCGCATCCGCGCCCACCTCCCGTCGGGCGGTTATCTGGTGCACTGCGGCTGCGCCGATCCCGGGGACCCTCGCGCGAAGGAGCTCAACCGGATCTTCGCGGAGACCCACATGGGTACCCGGTGCTTCCGCCCCGTTGACGAGCAGCTCGTGTACTTCGACGGCCTCGAACTGATCGAGCCCGGTTTCGTTCCCGCCAACACGTGGCGACCGAGCCCCGATTTCCCCGAGCCCGACAACCCGGCCCACGCAATGCTGGTCGCCGGCATCGGCCTGAAGCCGTAG
- a CDS encoding sugar phosphate nucleotidyltransferase: MKVVLFCGGFGMRMRDGMSDLPKPMHPVGPRPLIWHVMRYYAHFGHTDFVLCLGYGAHHIKDFFLTYSETASNDFVLRGGDVHLLGSDISDWTITFVHTGLDSPIGERLRRVRRHVAGEEMFLANYADVLTDLPLNRMVEKFRRSDAVGALLAVPPQSAFHCVDVGDDDRVAGITTLQEMPLWENGGYFVLRPEIFDYLPQNGDLIMDACRPLAKEGRLMAYRHRGFWQPADTVKERHALDAAYRAGARPWMVWEPELDDSGLVAADLVPQQLRTEVLAR, encoded by the coding sequence ATGAAGGTCGTGCTGTTCTGCGGTGGGTTCGGGATGCGGATGCGGGACGGGATGTCCGATCTGCCCAAGCCGATGCACCCGGTGGGACCGCGGCCGCTGATCTGGCACGTGATGCGCTACTACGCGCACTTCGGGCACACCGACTTCGTGCTGTGCCTCGGCTACGGGGCCCACCACATCAAGGACTTCTTCCTGACCTACTCCGAGACCGCGTCCAACGACTTCGTGCTGCGCGGCGGGGACGTGCACCTCTTGGGCAGCGACATCTCCGACTGGACCATCACGTTCGTGCACACCGGGCTCGACTCCCCGATCGGGGAGCGGCTGCGGCGGGTGCGCCGGCACGTGGCGGGCGAGGAGATGTTCCTGGCCAACTACGCCGACGTGCTCACCGACCTGCCGCTGAACAGGATGGTGGAGAAGTTCCGGCGCTCGGACGCGGTGGGCGCGCTGTTGGCGGTGCCGCCGCAGTCGGCGTTCCACTGCGTCGACGTGGGTGACGACGACCGGGTTGCCGGGATCACCACGTTGCAGGAGATGCCGCTGTGGGAGAACGGCGGCTACTTCGTGCTGCGCCCGGAGATCTTCGACTACCTGCCCCAGAACGGCGATCTGATCATGGATGCGTGCCGCCCGCTGGCGAAGGAGGGCCGGTTGATGGCCTACCGCCATCGCGGGTTCTGGCAGCCGGCCGACACGGTGAAGGAGCGCCACGCCCTCGATGCGGCCTACCGGGCGGGCGCTCGCCCGTGGATGGTGTGGGAGCCGGAGCTCGACGACAGCGGGCTCGTGGCGGCCGACCTGGTGCCGCAGCAGCTGCGCACGGAGGTCCTGGCCCGCTGA